From the genome of Papaver somniferum cultivar HN1 chromosome 2, ASM357369v1, whole genome shotgun sequence, one region includes:
- the LOC113350190 gene encoding protein BONZAI 3-like isoform X1, producing MGGLCSDLKGGRQGVANSQHTAFASNQRGAGVNAGGGHNDAVDTFLRSRGVHTLYTQIELSISASKLRDMDILSKSDPMVVAYVKKRDGQLEEIGRTEVIMNTLNPIWVQKVSIAYQFEIVQPLVFRVFDVDTKYHNVPVKSLKLNEQDFLGEANCVLSEIVTKHNKSLTLHIQGKNAHGGIRNMGTLTVHAEETVVSRLAVDMTFHCSKLENKDHFSKSDPFLRISKIVESGGCFPICKTEVIENNLDPTWKPVCLTAQQFISKDNPLIIECFDFDNSGNHQLIGKLQKSVADLEMLCQSKTGANFHAPSSHQPDNMKVLKSQLHVQMYREKTQYTFLDYISSGFELNFMVAVDFTASNGNPRYPGSLHYIDPSGQFNSYQQAIHEVGGVIQFYDTDKSFPTWGFGGKLAWSGVSHCFNLNGSPNMSEQVEGVNGILAAYSSVLQTVTLAGPTVFGPVINTAAQIAGQSLALNQNKYFVLLIVTDGVLTDLQETKNALVRASDLPLSILIVGVGGADFKQMEVLDGDDGKRLESDTGRVATRDVVQFVPMRDVQGGQISVVQALLEELPSQFLTYMRSRGIKPRFAD from the exons ATGGGCGGATTGTGTTCGGACTTGAAGGGAGGAAGGCAGGGAGTAGCAAATTCACAGCATACAGCTTTTGCTTCCAACCAAAGAGGTGCAGGTGTTAATGCAGGAGGAGGACATAATGATGCTGTTGATACTTTCTTAAGATCTCGTGGTGTTCATACGCTTTATACCCAAATTGAG TTGTCCATATCTGCTTCGAAGCTACGTGATATGGACATTCTCTCGAAG AGTGATCCAATGGTGGTCGCCTATGTAAAGAAAAGAGATGGACAACTCGAGGAAATTGGTCGTACAGAAGTAATAATGAACACATTGAATCCTATCTGGGTTCAAAAGGTTTCAATTGCTTATCAGTTTGAGATTGTTCAGCCATTGGT GTTTCGTGTGTTTGATGTTGACACTAAATATCACAATGTACCAGTAAAA TCGTTGAAGCTGAATGAGCAAGACTTCCTTGGAGAGGCTAATTGTGTTCTGTCAGAG ATTGTGACCAAGCATAACAAGAGCTTGACActacatattcaaggaaaaaatgcTCATGGTGGAATTAGAAACATGGGGACCTTGACTGTCCATGCAGAGGAAACAGTCGTTTCAAGGCTAGCTGTTGACATGACATTCCACTGTTCCAAATTGGAAAACAAGGACCACTTTTCTAAAAGT GACCCTTTCTTGAGGATATCAAAAATTGTTGAGAGTGGAGGTTGTTTTCCTATATGTAAAACTGAAGTGATTGAAAATAATTTGGATCCGACCTGGAAGCCTGTGTGCTTGACTGCACAGCAATTTATAAGCAAG GATAATCCTTTAATAATTGAGTGTTTTGATTTCGATAACAGTGGCAACCATCAACTTATTGG AAAACTTCAGAAATCAGTAGCAGACTTGGAAATGCTTTGCCAATCGAAAACTGGTGCAAATTTTCATGCACCTTCTTCTCACCAACCAGATAATATGAAG GTGCTGAAGAGTCAACTGCATGTGCAAATGTATCGTGAGAAAACGCAATATACATTTTTGGATTACATTTCTAGCGGATTTGAGCTTAACTTTATGGTTGCTGTTGATTTTACAG CTTCGAATGGTAATCCTCGTTATCCCGGTTCCTTGCATTATATTGACCCTTCAGGCCAATTCAATTCTTACCAGCAG GCTATACACGAGGTTGGAGGGGTCATACAGTTTTATGataccgataaaagtttccctaCATGGGGTTTTGGAGGAAAACTAGCTTGGAGTGGAGTATCACATTGTTTTAACTTGAATGGAAGTCCTAATATGTCTGAG CAGGTTGAAGGTGTAAATGGTATCCTGGCCGCGTACTCTAGTGTCTTGCAAACTGTTACTCTTGCTGGACCCACTGTATTTGGTCCGGTGATCAACACAGCTGCTCAAATTGCTGGCCAGTCCCTTGCACTTAACCAGAACAAATACTTTGTCTTACTAATAGTTACG GATGGTGTACTTACTGATcttcaagaaacaaaaaatgCTCTGGTGAGAGCGTCTGACTTACCCTTATCGATACTCATAGTTGGAGTTGGAGGGGCTGATTTTAAACAAATGGAG GTTCTAGATGGTGACGACGGAAAGCGGTTAGAGAGTGACACCGGACGGGTAGCTACACGTGATGTTGTACAGTTTGTTCCAATGCGTGATGTACAAG GTGGACAAATCTCTGTTGTTCAAGCACTCTTGGAAGAGCTTCCTTCACAATTTTTGACATACATGCGCAGCAGGGGCATCAAACCTCGCTTTGCGGACTAA
- the LOC113350190 gene encoding protein BONZAI 3-like isoform X3: MGGLCSDLKGGRQGVANSQHTAFASNQRGAGVNAGGGHNDAVDTFLRSRGVHTLYTQIESDPMVVAYVKKRDGQLEEIGRTEVIMNTLNPIWVQKVSIAYQFEIVQPLVFRVFDVDTKYHNVPVKSLKLNEQDFLGEANCVLSEIVTKHNKSLTLHIQGKNAHGGIRNMGTLTVHAEETVVSRLAVDMTFHCSKLENKDHFSKSDPFLRISKIVESGGCFPICKTEVIENNLDPTWKPVCLTAQQFISKDNPLIIECFDFDNSGNHQLIGKLQKSVADLEMLCQSKTGANFHAPSSHQPDNMKVLKSQLHVQMYREKTQYTFLDYISSGFELNFMVAVDFTASNGNPRYPGSLHYIDPSGQFNSYQQAIHEVGGVIQFYDTDKSFPTWGFGGKLAWSGVSHCFNLNGSPNMSEQVEGVNGILAAYSSVLQTVTLAGPTVFGPVINTAAQIAGQSLALNQNKYFVLLIVTDGVLTDLQETKNALVRASDLPLSILIVGVGGADFKQMEVLDGDDGKRLESDTGRVATRDVVQFVPMRDVQGGQISVVQALLEELPSQFLTYMRSRGIKPRFAD, translated from the exons ATGGGCGGATTGTGTTCGGACTTGAAGGGAGGAAGGCAGGGAGTAGCAAATTCACAGCATACAGCTTTTGCTTCCAACCAAAGAGGTGCAGGTGTTAATGCAGGAGGAGGACATAATGATGCTGTTGATACTTTCTTAAGATCTCGTGGTGTTCATACGCTTTATACCCAAATTGAG AGTGATCCAATGGTGGTCGCCTATGTAAAGAAAAGAGATGGACAACTCGAGGAAATTGGTCGTACAGAAGTAATAATGAACACATTGAATCCTATCTGGGTTCAAAAGGTTTCAATTGCTTATCAGTTTGAGATTGTTCAGCCATTGGT GTTTCGTGTGTTTGATGTTGACACTAAATATCACAATGTACCAGTAAAA TCGTTGAAGCTGAATGAGCAAGACTTCCTTGGAGAGGCTAATTGTGTTCTGTCAGAG ATTGTGACCAAGCATAACAAGAGCTTGACActacatattcaaggaaaaaatgcTCATGGTGGAATTAGAAACATGGGGACCTTGACTGTCCATGCAGAGGAAACAGTCGTTTCAAGGCTAGCTGTTGACATGACATTCCACTGTTCCAAATTGGAAAACAAGGACCACTTTTCTAAAAGT GACCCTTTCTTGAGGATATCAAAAATTGTTGAGAGTGGAGGTTGTTTTCCTATATGTAAAACTGAAGTGATTGAAAATAATTTGGATCCGACCTGGAAGCCTGTGTGCTTGACTGCACAGCAATTTATAAGCAAG GATAATCCTTTAATAATTGAGTGTTTTGATTTCGATAACAGTGGCAACCATCAACTTATTGG AAAACTTCAGAAATCAGTAGCAGACTTGGAAATGCTTTGCCAATCGAAAACTGGTGCAAATTTTCATGCACCTTCTTCTCACCAACCAGATAATATGAAG GTGCTGAAGAGTCAACTGCATGTGCAAATGTATCGTGAGAAAACGCAATATACATTTTTGGATTACATTTCTAGCGGATTTGAGCTTAACTTTATGGTTGCTGTTGATTTTACAG CTTCGAATGGTAATCCTCGTTATCCCGGTTCCTTGCATTATATTGACCCTTCAGGCCAATTCAATTCTTACCAGCAG GCTATACACGAGGTTGGAGGGGTCATACAGTTTTATGataccgataaaagtttccctaCATGGGGTTTTGGAGGAAAACTAGCTTGGAGTGGAGTATCACATTGTTTTAACTTGAATGGAAGTCCTAATATGTCTGAG CAGGTTGAAGGTGTAAATGGTATCCTGGCCGCGTACTCTAGTGTCTTGCAAACTGTTACTCTTGCTGGACCCACTGTATTTGGTCCGGTGATCAACACAGCTGCTCAAATTGCTGGCCAGTCCCTTGCACTTAACCAGAACAAATACTTTGTCTTACTAATAGTTACG GATGGTGTACTTACTGATcttcaagaaacaaaaaatgCTCTGGTGAGAGCGTCTGACTTACCCTTATCGATACTCATAGTTGGAGTTGGAGGGGCTGATTTTAAACAAATGGAG GTTCTAGATGGTGACGACGGAAAGCGGTTAGAGAGTGACACCGGACGGGTAGCTACACGTGATGTTGTACAGTTTGTTCCAATGCGTGATGTACAAG GTGGACAAATCTCTGTTGTTCAAGCACTCTTGGAAGAGCTTCCTTCACAATTTTTGACATACATGCGCAGCAGGGGCATCAAACCTCGCTTTGCGGACTAA
- the LOC113350190 gene encoding protein BONZAI 3-like isoform X2: MGGLCSDLKGGRQGVANSQHTAFASNQRGAGVNAGGGHNDAVDTFLRSRGVHTLYTQIELSISASKLRDMDILSKSDPMVVAYVKKRDGQLEEIGRTEVIMNTLNPIWVQKVSIAYQFEIVQPLVFRVFDVDTKYHNVPVKSLKLNEQDFLGEANCVLSEIVTKHNKSLTLHIQGKNAHGGIRNMGTLTVHAEETVVSRLAVDMTFHCSKLENKDHFSKSDPFLRISKIVESGGCFPICKTEVIENNLDPTWKPVCLTAQQFISKDNPLIIECFDFDNSGNHQLIGKLQKSVADLEMLCQSKTGANFHAPSSHQPDNMKVLKSQLHVQMYREKTQYTFLDYISSGFELNFMVAVDFTASNGNPRYPGSLHYIDPSGQFNSYQQAIHEVGGVIQFYDTDKSFPTWGFGGKLAWSGVSHCFNLNGSPNMSEVEGVNGILAAYSSVLQTVTLAGPTVFGPVINTAAQIAGQSLALNQNKYFVLLIVTDGVLTDLQETKNALVRASDLPLSILIVGVGGADFKQMEVLDGDDGKRLESDTGRVATRDVVQFVPMRDVQGGQISVVQALLEELPSQFLTYMRSRGIKPRFAD; the protein is encoded by the exons ATGGGCGGATTGTGTTCGGACTTGAAGGGAGGAAGGCAGGGAGTAGCAAATTCACAGCATACAGCTTTTGCTTCCAACCAAAGAGGTGCAGGTGTTAATGCAGGAGGAGGACATAATGATGCTGTTGATACTTTCTTAAGATCTCGTGGTGTTCATACGCTTTATACCCAAATTGAG TTGTCCATATCTGCTTCGAAGCTACGTGATATGGACATTCTCTCGAAG AGTGATCCAATGGTGGTCGCCTATGTAAAGAAAAGAGATGGACAACTCGAGGAAATTGGTCGTACAGAAGTAATAATGAACACATTGAATCCTATCTGGGTTCAAAAGGTTTCAATTGCTTATCAGTTTGAGATTGTTCAGCCATTGGT GTTTCGTGTGTTTGATGTTGACACTAAATATCACAATGTACCAGTAAAA TCGTTGAAGCTGAATGAGCAAGACTTCCTTGGAGAGGCTAATTGTGTTCTGTCAGAG ATTGTGACCAAGCATAACAAGAGCTTGACActacatattcaaggaaaaaatgcTCATGGTGGAATTAGAAACATGGGGACCTTGACTGTCCATGCAGAGGAAACAGTCGTTTCAAGGCTAGCTGTTGACATGACATTCCACTGTTCCAAATTGGAAAACAAGGACCACTTTTCTAAAAGT GACCCTTTCTTGAGGATATCAAAAATTGTTGAGAGTGGAGGTTGTTTTCCTATATGTAAAACTGAAGTGATTGAAAATAATTTGGATCCGACCTGGAAGCCTGTGTGCTTGACTGCACAGCAATTTATAAGCAAG GATAATCCTTTAATAATTGAGTGTTTTGATTTCGATAACAGTGGCAACCATCAACTTATTGG AAAACTTCAGAAATCAGTAGCAGACTTGGAAATGCTTTGCCAATCGAAAACTGGTGCAAATTTTCATGCACCTTCTTCTCACCAACCAGATAATATGAAG GTGCTGAAGAGTCAACTGCATGTGCAAATGTATCGTGAGAAAACGCAATATACATTTTTGGATTACATTTCTAGCGGATTTGAGCTTAACTTTATGGTTGCTGTTGATTTTACAG CTTCGAATGGTAATCCTCGTTATCCCGGTTCCTTGCATTATATTGACCCTTCAGGCCAATTCAATTCTTACCAGCAG GCTATACACGAGGTTGGAGGGGTCATACAGTTTTATGataccgataaaagtttccctaCATGGGGTTTTGGAGGAAAACTAGCTTGGAGTGGAGTATCACATTGTTTTAACTTGAATGGAAGTCCTAATATGTCTGAG GTTGAAGGTGTAAATGGTATCCTGGCCGCGTACTCTAGTGTCTTGCAAACTGTTACTCTTGCTGGACCCACTGTATTTGGTCCGGTGATCAACACAGCTGCTCAAATTGCTGGCCAGTCCCTTGCACTTAACCAGAACAAATACTTTGTCTTACTAATAGTTACG GATGGTGTACTTACTGATcttcaagaaacaaaaaatgCTCTGGTGAGAGCGTCTGACTTACCCTTATCGATACTCATAGTTGGAGTTGGAGGGGCTGATTTTAAACAAATGGAG GTTCTAGATGGTGACGACGGAAAGCGGTTAGAGAGTGACACCGGACGGGTAGCTACACGTGATGTTGTACAGTTTGTTCCAATGCGTGATGTACAAG GTGGACAAATCTCTGTTGTTCAAGCACTCTTGGAAGAGCTTCCTTCACAATTTTTGACATACATGCGCAGCAGGGGCATCAAACCTCGCTTTGCGGACTAA